GACATTAGGTTTAATATTCCCCTAGGGATTGGAAACTTCATGGCTCCAGTTGAGCATTGGGGTCATCCTCATTTAAGTTTGTCAACCGATGCCTATAACCTAGTAAGTTGGAACATTACGGGATACAGACCGGCCATCTGCTGACTATTAATCACCGTAGCCTTGTGATTGGATGCCATCGAACCAACAATATCCTTGCGAGGCAAAATCTTGTTTTTCCTCTGTTTTTACCAGTATTGCTCCGACAAGCACTAGGCAAGCCACTGAAATTGCAATTCCCGAGCCTGTTCAAACTAAGCGTCTCAACTATGACGAGAACGAATCGCTATTTGCAATCAAGGACCTTCCAGATCCAGTATGGGAGGATCACCGAGACCTTGCAACTATAACCAAGCCTCTTCCAATAACAACATGGCAAGAAGGTCTACCCTCTACTTCCAAGCTAGAGATTCGTAAGAGTCTCTTGAGATTGAAGGGGGGGATTTTAGAGGATTTAGAGCTTTTAGAGACCAGATCGATGCTTATACAATCTTCACCACTTTTCTGTGAAAATTCTGGTTTCTCGATTGAGACACTTGACCTTCCAATATATCGTCTACTTGATCATTCTTCTTGGCTTTTGGCAATTGTTCGATCTTCATGTGGTGCCACGGAAGAGAGCTTGGAGGTTCTACTTGCTACACAAATATTTGAATCGGAGGGTGGTGGATGTGAAGGCTCTTCGTTTATCCTTCCTGGTGAAGGCTCTTCGTTTATCCTTCCTGATGCTGGCGAAAATGGTGGAGATGAAGATCTCACCACAGCATCCCCACATGATTCCGGGTATCAAACCACTGCAGCATCTCCGGATCCAGCGACAACTCCCACAGTCCCGAAATGCGATATAGCATTGTGGCTAGGTATATTGGAGGCGCATTGTTCACTAGTTCGCATCTACCATGCTGTTTTCATGCGGTTATACCAACTATTTCTCATCATTCCCCCAACTGATGCAGCCACGATTCTGTTGTTACCGAAAGTGCGATTTGGGCAGTTCATTTTGGAAGGAAACCTCGTTGTCCAGGTTCAATCATTGGTCGATTTTGGCTCCAAAATGATGGAAGAGCTTGATCAAGCCCTTAAATTGCGGTCAAGCTCAGCTCAGCCCCAAGAGGATCGATTCAACCCATCCGAAACAGTCCACCAAAAAGATTGGTCAACGTCAATCCGCGAAATTGTCTTAtcacaagaacaagaacatTCTGAAATGTCGTTGGAGGAAATAATGAAGTGCTTGCGTCAACTTGTCAAAGACCCAGTGGTTGATTAGGTATGGTCTATCGGAATTCTCAACAACATTTAAGAATATCTACTTGTTCCTTCAATTTGCATGTTTCTAGAACCAGGCGATTTAGACAAATTCAGTTGCCAAATTATAAGAGAAAGATGACTAGAAGTGTATCTACCGATCATTTCAATGAAGAGTCACGTAAAGTTGAAAAAGTGTATCTTCATACTGTTGATTCTCACAATCTGGGCCAAAAAAGGTGGTAGAAGGTTCCTCTATGGTTCAGCAAAGAGAAACATTGGTTTGAAATGGAAACTATACCATATTCGATCCTTTTCAATATGAGACCACTGGTGTTGATGGGCTGCCGCAGTCTATGCATGAATGAATAGTTCCGCTCGACATTCCCTGCATGTTCGGACACCGAGTCCGAGTCCGATTTTGATTTAGAATCTGTTTGACAATCCCTAGAGTACGGAGTTCAGCAGACTCAACTCCACCTTCAAAAGGAACGAGTCGCCTCATTGCCACAGAGAGATACTTTTCAATCGAGGAAGAACAGAAGTCTTTTCAACTCATTTGCCAATCCGCCCCCCTCCCAACAATGGCTATACCTGATTTCAAAGATGTTCCTGATCTCACTGGAACCTGGGTATTGGTAGGATTTCCTGATTTGACTACTTGCCTTTAAAATGGGCTAACATGATGATCAGAACCGAAAGCTGTCGACCGATCCAGATGAAGTTTTCGTCTTGGTAAGAGCAATAGTAAATTGGTATATTGGCATGGTCTTGCTAAGAATGAATAGCAAGGTGTACCTTGGGTTGTCCGAAAGGTCTTGCGCCACGCCCgacttgatgatgatgatgatgatgatgaattcattgacccgatttagctcgctttacatacatgctgctatgcgggggttgcgtcccagagcccgctcccgacgataaatggtggtgcattcccagtatgcagatccaccctgtgagcaggactcgatttctcgaggtcctgccacctgaaaagtaaggccacaaaccggccggcgtaatgcaaacaagacaaaagaaatgtaaagaaagtcaatccatctgcccggtgtagatggtttcccgtagtccccgcgggcgcagagtgtccccttctttctctgcaatgcaccttccacttcttcacttctctacctccacttcttcatccagctccccgagtcaccgagtccctgtatccccaggactgccaggtctacttgctgcatcactccggcaggtcgaacacgaataggttcgggtcatggcgccatgcttcttcgtcttcatcggcagcgtgcgttgttctccatgtgcgttggtgtgaggtgacctcggcggacctggcgcccggccactgtgatgtgttccctgtttctccaacattcgcagtgtcttgggttggtttcggttttgaatcctcctccccctgctccttacccatggcgaccgagtccactgactgaaactgtcccaagagtcccgatgcgatcatgaacttcgccacgatcggcgctgccttcacttctgtcaacattgcttgttctccaagcgttgtcgacaccccctccataaacaattcctccaccatctccgaccgcagttccttcagaagcgggcactccagcaagacatgcttcacactctggtttcccaggtcacattgacagcgcggtgagtcgcttcgcttgattttggacagatattcagcaagtccgatgatacctgtgcggagttggatcaaaactgatgttgtcgctttccgcaggcccttccaataagtcaaatttgacttgcttggcacctcgatcatcctcctcgtcctcctcgctgtcctctttgatcctccctttgtccatgccttctcccacgcgatcgtcgattctcgcttcacactcttgctcgctgcggcggcaagccggatagatcggttgtggttgacattggtgttgacattggtgttgtcattggtgttggcattggtgttggcattggcattggtatcatgaatgttggtctcggtggtggtagctgcttcttttgcatacatgtctgcagcctcattccccggaatgccttcatgtgcggggacccagcgtagttccacctggattttatcattgcaccattccaacagccggagacatccttcaagatatacctggccagatggcattcgtgggttttggatggctctgagcgtcgcctggttatctgtaaagatgaccactccactcttagccagacagtcccgccattcgttgtcatcattgaacctttctttgatgacttccaatgccatctcgatagcacgtagctcggcagcgtacacagtggcgtcgtcgtcggtccccatattacacagcctggcttcattccgcctgtatgggtatgccgggtacactgcggccccaatgccgccttgatacccgctcccatcggtatagagccttgctggtgcatagagttgttcggtggttcgcttgtgtgtgtttattgctcgctctctctcctcaatgtatacccttggtggcttggtccatggtgcctggatgtatgccttcctgctctcccaagtactcgccaatggccccaagggtgtagtgaggcagccacccttcttccaggtttgggcctccatcggtgtatacccccccctttgcttttgcatgtgtcctctctccactagcattgttttcggcactgcgtatgccgggcctgtacgtatacgaatagcagccaactggactagccggtcaagctgctgctgcataggtagcaaatgcagttcaatatccagtgcctccctagcagttgttttgaaggcaccgctcattaaacaggctgcccttgactggatgtttgcaaattgtttcacgtagcttcgttctcttagtgtgctggtcagcggtgagtgccaggcagctgctccgaagagcatctgtgggatcatcactgcttggtagatagcacgcatagcggagagagatgctccccatgtggagccagtcagtcctcttagtgcttgtaaactgacgccggccttagcaagcatttgctgccggtggtgctggaaagttaaccctgggtctagccagaccccgaggtaccgctccgctgttgtggtggcctgtactgtggtgccctgcagtactagtggtgtgtgctcttcccccccagattccgggttaacgaagtggataagggcatacttcttaggatcgaacaccgaggcatgcctagctgcccaggcgtcggcatattggcatgccttttgcagctttgagatggtttcatgctcatccttcccgatgacaatgaaggcaacgtcgtctacccatccacttgtcttcacaccctcacagccctctaccagatctgcattgtagattaggtaaaggattggagagagaggtgacccctgtgggataccagttggtgttgggatactctctgacaccccttctggtatacggattctagtacttcgggatgtaaggaatgctttcacccaaggtgcgagctgaccgagtccccttttgcggaggttgtagagtaacctttcgtgagaaacgttatcgtacgctccggatacatcaagtagtagcatgcttgctatcttgcctttcccccaagctcttcgtatccggccgatgatcgactggatagcatggtcgactgagattcccttcctcccgccgaaatgggtatccggaagcaatttgtatgtttccactgcgtagctaattcgtcgggcaaccactgcctcgaggaacttgccgagtgtattaagaagcgcaactggccggtatgacttcgcaagctggtagtcacgcttaccagccttacgtagtaccactgtaatcgatttctggaagtgtgttgggttggtaccaagccgtatgcacgcgttgtaaattcgagagatggtgtcgagtactgtcggtatctcaataagcttatgccatagggagttcggaaggccgtcctctcctggcgctttgtctggtggcgatgctttgactgcctgtttgatctcttggtgtgtgatctctgggaagcggattggccctcgattgatctccgtcggatcatggttgatcaccttcgaatcgatgtcagagagatctgccggtggcggtactgggaagaaagcttgctggaaagcagctgctttctcttcgactgtctcggctagtccccctggtatcttgattgacggcgtgaccccctggtcatatgccccctgccgatttcttgcccatttgctcatcctccacataccgccaggaccctcctcgataacctcctgtacc
The nucleotide sequence above comes from Penicillium digitatum chromosome 1, complete sequence. Encoded proteins:
- a CDS encoding reverse transcriptase, which gives rise to MASFLSDKAVQKADVIAVQEPWINSQSTTTHYPNKATHQLVFPKELEGERARVCLFVSKRIDPGSWSCKTVSKGYQLLKLRRNHLDGWTDLFMHNIYNNDDGETVEKLNRELAQRPYAEHILIGDMNLHHPTWSGIGSKAKATAAAERLLDIAGIHNLSLTTETGSPTWRRNEQASVLDLTFVSNTLAERVVECQVGTDHGSDHYPVVTTIDIGTPPYEPPKRRNWKATDDKKLIEFIERQLTNTTTNTNNTTTTNTTTNPQNLTTADDVEAECQAFIQIINDAVDISTPWAIPSQWANPSFTPECQEAVKEVRQLRRRHERTGDPYDKELYKAARNRKTRLIKIALRRYHRRKVQEVIEEGPGGMWRMSKWARNRQGAYDQGVTPSIKIPGGLAETVEEKAAAFQQAFFPVPPPADLSDIDSKVINHDPTEINRGPIRFPEITHQEIKQAVKASPPDKAPGEDGLPNSLWHKLIEIPTVLDTISRIYNACIRLDLVEGCEGVKTSGWVDDVAFIVIGKDEHETISKLQKACQYADAWAARHASVFDPKKYALIHFVNPESGGEEHTPLVLQGTTVQATTTAERYLGVWLDPGLTFQHHRQQMLAKAGVSLQALRGLTGSTWGASLSAMRAIYQAVMIPQMLFGAAAWHSPLTSTLRERSYVKQFANIQSRAACLMSGAFKTTAREALDIELHLLPMQQQLDRLVQLAAIRIRTGPAYAVPKTMLVERGHMQKQRGGYTPMEAQTWKKGGCLTTPLGPLASTWESRKAYIQAPWTKPPRVYIEERERAINTHKRTTEQLYAPARLYTDGSGYQGGIGAAVYPAYPYRRNEARLCNMGTDDDATVYAAELRAIEMALEVIKERFNDDNEWRDCLAKSGVVIFTDNQATLRAIQNPRMPSGQVYLEGCLRLLEWCNDKIQVELRWVPAHEGIPGNEAADMYAKEAATTTETNIHDTNANANTNANTNDNTNVNTNVNHNRSIRLAAAASKSVKRESTIAWEKAWTKGGSKRTARRTRRMIEVPSKSNLTYWKGLRKATTSVLIQLRTGIIGLAEYLSKIKRSDSPRCQCDLGNQSVKHVLLECPLLKELRSEMVEELFMEGVSTTLGEQAMLTEVKAAPIVAKFMIASGLLGQFQSVDSVAMGKEQGEEDSKPKPTQDTANVGETGNTSQWPGARSAEVTSHQRTWRTTHAADEDEEAWRHDPNLFVFDLPE
- a CDS encoding Zn(2)-C6 fungal-type DNA-binding domain codes for the protein MEEHHYWGEAAAMPNFPGGSFPASSADIRFNIPLGIGNFMAPVEHWGHPHLSLSTDAYNLPCDWMPSNQQYPCEAKSCFSSVFTSIAPTSTRQATEIAIPEPVQTKRLNYDENESLFAIKDLPDPVWEDHRDLATITKPLPITTWQEGLPSTSKLEIRKSLLRLKGGILEDLELLETRSMLIQSSPLFCENSGFSIETLDLPIYRLLDHSSWLLAIVRSSCGATEESLEVLLATQIFESEGGGCEGSSFILPGEGSSFILPDAGENGGDEDLTTASPHDSGYQTTAASPDPATTPTVPKCDIALWLGILEAHCSLVRIYHAVFMRLYQLFLIIPPTDAATILLLPKVRFGQFILEGNLVVQVQSLVDFGSKMMEELDQALKLRSSSAQPQEDRFNPSETVHQKDWSTSIREIVLSQEQEHSEMSLEEIMKCLRQLVKDPVVD